The following proteins are encoded in a genomic region of Lactiplantibacillus plantarum:
- a CDS encoding DUF1002 domain-containing protein, producing the protein MTKRMSFKFKWVALVATLIVGLGSWQVLAHADSSSDEPIVTLGSSLTSSQKTGTINTLTASLNGADYQTLTVNGDTLVKYLNPSGESFTSSSGVWSSAMIQKTSSGSGINVKILNYNGSNNITTITANQYKNAALTAGITDANIYVTSATPIDGSGALAGVYAAYAKSGNSLNTKQVTAAQDELSTLSGITQANKSKDGYTDSQLNNAVAGAKKEMAQKGSNITKNEITTIVNQQITNNNLTNVITNNQKTEIINLLVKIRDSGALDSSSFKTQANSLMKNIQSNAKGVFSKLNTKENQNLLQKMWSAIVNFFSSIFKSIFG; encoded by the coding sequence ATGACGAAACGAATGAGTTTCAAATTTAAATGGGTTGCCCTCGTTGCCACCCTGATCGTTGGGCTTGGCAGCTGGCAAGTCCTTGCGCACGCTGACAGTAGCAGCGATGAACCAATTGTCACATTAGGCAGTAGCCTGACTAGCAGTCAAAAGACTGGGACGATCAACACGTTAACGGCTAGCTTGAACGGTGCCGATTATCAGACGCTAACTGTTAACGGCGATACTCTAGTTAAATACCTCAACCCATCAGGTGAAAGTTTCACAAGTAGCTCAGGTGTGTGGTCCAGTGCGATGATTCAAAAAACAAGTTCTGGTTCTGGAATTAATGTCAAAATTTTAAATTATAATGGTAGTAATAACATCACCACTATTACGGCTAACCAGTATAAAAACGCCGCACTAACGGCTGGGATTACCGATGCTAATATTTACGTCACATCAGCTACTCCAATCGACGGTTCGGGCGCACTAGCCGGTGTTTACGCAGCGTACGCAAAATCTGGTAACAGCTTAAACACGAAGCAAGTAACCGCCGCCCAAGATGAGTTAAGTACTCTCAGTGGCATCACCCAAGCAAATAAGAGCAAGGATGGTTATACTGATTCCCAGTTGAACAACGCTGTGGCTGGTGCCAAAAAGGAAATGGCCCAAAAAGGAAGTAACATCACTAAAAACGAAATCACGACCATTGTCAATCAACAAATTACCAATAACAATTTAACAAATGTCATTACTAATAATCAAAAGACTGAAATTATTAATTTGTTAGTCAAGATCCGTGATTCAGGTGCATTAGATTCTTCAAGCTTTAAGACTCAAGCCAACTCGTTGATGAAGAACATTCAATCAAATGCCAAGGGTGTCTTCAGCAAACTCAATACTAAAGAAAATCAAAACTTGCTCCAAAAAATGTGGAGCGCGATTGTTAACTTCTTCAGCTCTATTTTCAAATCAATCTTTGGCTAA
- a CDS encoding membrane protein, which produces MTQNRVINALSYLSILFLPVLFPLIVWLLTSTNPEAHRVAGRAFWLHLLPTILGITLLVILGVSGIYMDSIVNSGWLAVVLLAVFGLVAVASYLWSIIRGIQYLIAD; this is translated from the coding sequence ATGACACAAAATCGGGTGATTAACGCGTTGAGCTATTTAAGCATTTTATTCTTACCAGTTTTATTTCCATTAATTGTTTGGTTGCTGACGAGTACTAATCCAGAAGCACATCGGGTTGCAGGACGGGCTTTTTGGTTACATTTGTTGCCGACAATTTTAGGAATTACACTGCTCGTTATTTTAGGCGTTAGCGGTATTTATATGGACAGTATCGTTAATAGTGGCTGGTTGGCCGTGGTTCTTTTAGCGGTATTTGGATTAGTCGCAGTGGCTAGCTACTTATGGTCGATTATTCGCGGAATTCAGTATTTAATTGCTGATTAA
- a CDS encoding WxL domain-containing protein — translation MVLLQVIAAGATVSLGADMTAQAATLPQLTFAKSTASDNILTNQHFDVELQVGDTASKINTIDLPNEVNLDGPEEFKQIKRVFDDSQYTTGDNGAFTITAKHLTVAYNPDKRRITVQWSDEYPQTKVPIRLTAVKAEKLALVAVADDQKGPALNVEIKQPQTQADQASTSSASSSAATDTNSSTASSSRQATSSAASLDSSRSAATTLSSQAVNQTSASSSEPSQETAANQSSAVTESAGETTDSSASISSSSTASQVFSSAPTKQATASAKSSPLIPVTRLAQLSSNVVDVSQWSQLVDAWKDASVDEINITADISNPTAASGALDSRLSGNIIVNGNGHSVNIGRAGFHTRNNTATSGTMYTATFMNFASLIGSFGNDAGLIGSSTGGDGAGGALNWTFNVSNITVPSGTSYTNTSRRFVSAQGNQVNITGNCRVTTVRENILCGGLDVAAGQTFTGSKIANGDDNSFIWFVYDYQGTGNRQVNVEEGATLNCIRRPASSTSTAYTTYPVIFDAYESINVGKNATFNASVPGNAYSNKYFYGSQYHRNFYADTGSTVNLTSLARSQSPISFSDNATSTIQSSSGANIYVIAATGAPLISGNYARLATVRFINPNNLDLRNSSTGTTAAASSINQDNVGTFEIQDSNISLWKLASSVTGGADYSYSNVSQLLQQGSAVTATDSNLQSNYLSSKMRRISATNQKPQLAFNNPYDGTTKLTDADQKLRTRVIVAMVPDTNGVQDDGTVNYIPQYASAGQLTVSYSVNGKTITAQTDSNGYATANVGTFLKAGTTVTASTSNTSGTTVTATGTVVDVTPPNPATMVSPDPIRVSTGTVSGQNGEPGAQVTLALNGQIQTNVKTVVNANGTWSLNLTGLSLKIGDKIIIYMADSLGNRNPDPNSYPNGQQYHDATFQPAPIFTVAKDLIVNPIDPDDPSKPGTGGTNNLGPLSLDAVPTHLNFGQHSIPTMDTAYPLLSPSAAEDQLATATDGQKYATVGGQKNGQDSVYTQVTDTRDTPSGWQLTAQLSALTATDGTTMTGSYVTLTSGTAQYLNASTSKWVTATDQNQATLPAVIKLTPGATQQTLIAGTTSQQGVGTNQQIWNVNNVALHVKGGRVMAKNYSGTITWQLNSLPSQ, via the coding sequence ATGGTATTGTTACAAGTCATAGCCGCTGGTGCAACGGTAAGCTTAGGCGCTGATATGACCGCTCAAGCAGCTACGTTACCACAGTTAACTTTTGCAAAATCAACGGCTAGCGATAATATTTTAACGAATCAACATTTTGATGTTGAACTACAGGTTGGTGATACGGCCTCTAAAATAAATACGATTGATTTACCGAACGAGGTTAATTTAGATGGGCCAGAGGAGTTTAAGCAAATAAAACGAGTTTTCGATGATAGTCAGTACACAACGGGGGATAATGGTGCCTTTACAATTACGGCTAAGCATCTGACAGTTGCGTACAATCCTGATAAGCGCAGGATAACGGTTCAGTGGTCAGATGAATATCCGCAAACGAAGGTACCAATTAGATTAACAGCTGTTAAAGCAGAAAAACTGGCGTTAGTTGCTGTAGCCGATGATCAAAAAGGGCCGGCGTTGAATGTCGAGATTAAGCAACCACAAACGCAGGCTGATCAGGCCAGTACGAGTTCAGCTAGTTCTTCAGCGGCAACCGATACAAATAGTTCGACGGCATCGTCAAGTCGACAAGCGACATCATCAGCAGCAAGTTTGGACAGTTCACGTTCAGCTGCAACGACGCTTTCAAGTCAGGCGGTAAACCAAACGAGTGCTAGCAGTAGCGAGCCTTCACAAGAAACTGCTGCTAATCAATCGTCAGCGGTCACGGAATCTGCGGGTGAGACAACTGATAGTTCGGCCAGCATCTCATCGTCATCCACTGCTAGTCAAGTGTTCTCATCAGCACCAACTAAGCAAGCAACGGCGAGTGCCAAATCTAGTCCATTAATACCAGTCACTCGGTTAGCTCAGCTGAGTTCGAATGTGGTTGATGTTAGTCAGTGGTCTCAATTAGTCGATGCTTGGAAGGATGCGAGTGTTGATGAAATTAATATTACGGCTGATATTAGTAATCCGACTGCCGCTTCAGGCGCTTTGGATTCACGATTATCCGGTAATATTATTGTGAATGGAAATGGTCATAGCGTGAATATTGGTCGGGCTGGTTTTCATACCCGAAATAATACTGCAACTAGCGGTACGATGTATACGGCCACTTTTATGAATTTTGCATCATTAATCGGATCTTTTGGAAATGATGCGGGTTTGATTGGCTCATCCACCGGTGGCGATGGTGCCGGTGGGGCTTTGAATTGGACATTTAATGTTAGTAATATTACGGTCCCAAGTGGGACTAGTTATACCAATACAAGTCGGCGATTTGTCAGTGCGCAAGGGAACCAAGTCAATATTACCGGCAATTGCCGAGTAACAACGGTTCGAGAAAACATCTTATGTGGTGGCCTTGATGTAGCTGCTGGACAGACATTCACTGGATCGAAAATAGCCAATGGTGATGATAATTCATTTATCTGGTTTGTTTATGACTATCAAGGAACTGGTAATCGGCAAGTTAATGTTGAAGAAGGCGCGACGCTAAATTGTATTCGACGACCTGCTAGTTCTACGTCAACCGCCTATACTACCTATCCGGTTATTTTTGATGCGTATGAAAGTATTAATGTGGGTAAAAATGCCACGTTTAATGCTAGCGTTCCAGGAAATGCATACTCTAACAAGTACTTTTATGGGTCACAATATCATCGTAATTTTTACGCGGATACTGGTAGCACCGTTAATCTAACGTCACTAGCTAGAAGTCAATCGCCAATCTCTTTTTCTGATAATGCAACTTCGACGATTCAAAGTAGTAGTGGTGCCAATATTTATGTAATTGCTGCTACGGGAGCACCGCTTATTTCGGGAAATTACGCGCGTTTGGCTACTGTTCGATTTATTAATCCGAACAACTTGGATTTACGTAATAGCTCAACTGGAACGACTGCAGCGGCTAGTTCGATTAACCAAGATAATGTGGGCACTTTTGAAATCCAAGATAGTAATATTAGCTTGTGGAAATTAGCATCATCGGTTACGGGCGGTGCGGATTATTCGTATAGTAACGTATCTCAGTTATTACAACAGGGTTCAGCAGTGACGGCCACGGATAGTAATTTGCAAAGTAATTATTTATCTTCTAAAATGCGTCGGATTAGTGCCACTAACCAGAAGCCACAATTAGCATTTAATAATCCGTATGATGGGACAACCAAGCTAACAGATGCGGATCAGAAGCTGCGGACGCGAGTCATTGTGGCGATGGTTCCTGATACTAATGGTGTTCAAGATGACGGAACGGTTAATTATATTCCACAGTATGCTAGTGCAGGGCAATTAACCGTGAGTTATAGCGTTAATGGTAAGACAATCACTGCCCAAACTGATAGTAATGGCTACGCAACAGCTAATGTCGGGACCTTTTTAAAAGCTGGAACGACGGTCACAGCATCGACTAGCAATACCAGTGGAACGACGGTCACGGCTACCGGGACGGTGGTTGATGTGACGCCGCCTAATCCGGCCACAATGGTATCACCGGACCCCATTAGAGTTTCAACAGGAACGGTGAGTGGTCAAAATGGAGAGCCAGGTGCGCAGGTCACATTAGCATTGAATGGGCAGATTCAAACTAATGTCAAAACGGTTGTCAATGCCAATGGGACTTGGTCACTGAACTTAACCGGATTATCGTTAAAAATTGGTGACAAGATTATTATTTATATGGCTGATAGTCTAGGAAATCGTAATCCTGATCCTAATAGTTATCCAAATGGGCAGCAGTATCATGATGCGACTTTCCAACCAGCACCGATATTTACAGTAGCTAAGGATTTAATCGTCAATCCAATTGATCCTGATGATCCTAGCAAGCCTGGGACTGGCGGGACGAACAATTTGGGCCCATTATCGTTGGACGCTGTACCTACACATTTGAACTTTGGACAGCACAGCATTCCAACAATGGATACAGCGTACCCATTGTTGTCACCATCAGCCGCTGAAGACCAATTGGCTACTGCTACTGATGGACAGAAGTATGCAACAGTTGGTGGTCAGAAAAATGGGCAGGATAGTGTGTATACACAAGTGACTGATACACGGGACACCCCAAGTGGTTGGCAATTGACGGCCCAATTATCAGCGTTGACAGCTACTGATGGGACGACCATGACGGGTAGTTACGTGACGTTAACATCAGGAACAGCGCAATATTTGAATGCTAGTACTAGTAAATGGGTTACGGCAACTGACCAAAATCAGGCAACCTTACCAGCCGTGATTAAGTTAACCCCAGGTGCTACCCAACAAACGTTAATAGCTGGGACGACTAGTCAACAAGGCGTCGGGACTAATCAACAAATTTGGAATGTTAATAACGTTGCGTTGCACGTCAAGGGTGGTCGTGTGATGGCTAAAAATTATTCTGGAACTATCACTTGGCAATTGAATAGTTTGCCAAGCCAGTGA